Proteins encoded in a region of the Ziziphus jujuba cultivar Dongzao chromosome 3, ASM3175591v1 genome:
- the LOC132803136 gene encoding probable leucine-rich repeat receptor-like protein kinase At1g35710 — MGSNHLSGNIPSQICLLTSLRFLALAENYLNGSIPPQIGMLVSLEVMYAYSNNLSGSIPVSIGNLSKLTVLELSENKVVGSIRNEIGQLKSLTTLYLDANQLTGSIPVSIGNLSKLTDLDFDENKIVGSIPNEIGLLKSLIGLYLFDNQLTGSIPVSIGNLSRLSSLELGGNKLVGSIPNNICLGGKLTWFTAGKIPKELGQLKMLYILKLNNNSLSSNVPVEIGMMSDLETLDLAANQLIGPIPMHLEQCSKLLHLNLRNNKFSGIIPFQIGNLLSLEDLDLSKNLLLGELPSELGHLDKLETFNLSHNNLSGLIPFMSNELLSLTTVDISYNQLEGPLPHIKAFTEAPIEALEGNKGLCGNNPSLKPCPTSKDENRNQAVIAVIVSISSILFLLFIIGGILFVCQKRVRNTDEPRETKTEAFFAAWNHDGKKVHEEIVEATENFDSKYCIGVGGNGSVYKTLLSTGQIVAMKKFHENDGIDHQQAFKSETSILPKVRHRNIIKLFGFCVHTRYSFLVYEFMKLGSLVKILSDNEKAMELEWFKRVNIVKGLANAISYLHHECFPAIVHRDISSKNVLLDNECEAHISDFGSATTLDPDSSNWTPFAGTLGYSAQLELAYTMEVNEKIDVYSFGVVALESIMGEHPGDLISSLLSSPLHAVDALLKDVLDQRLSPPKRQIADQVVSIAEIAFACVRQSPQSRPTMKQVSQKLSTPLQSLSVPFHMVTIKQLFDSPTWTS; from the exons ATGGGGTCCAATCATCTCTCTGGAAACATTCCTTCCCAAATATGCCTTTTGACAAGTTTACGCTTCCTTGCTTTGGCTGAAAATTATTTGAATGGCTCTATACCACCTCAAATAGGCATGTTGGTGTCTCTTGAAGTGATGTATGCTTATAGTAACAATCTTTCAGGTTCAATTCCTGTGTCCATTGGAAACCTGAGCAAGTTAACTGTTTTGGAACTTAGTGAAAATAAAGTAGTTGGGTCCATCCGCAATGAGATTGGGCAGCTTAAATCACTCACTACCCTTTATTTGGATGCTAACCAACTCACAGGTTCAATTCCTGTGTCCATTGGAAACTTGAGCAAGTTAACTGATTTAGATTTTGATGAGAACAAAATAGTTGGGTCCATCCCCAATGAGATTGGACTGCTTAAATCACTCATTGGCCTTTATTTGTTTGATAACCAACTAACTGGCTCAATTCCTGTGTCCATTGGAAACTTAAGTAGGTTATCTTCTTTGGAACTTGGTGGAAACAAATTAGTTGGGTCCATTCCAAATAATATTTGTCTTGGTGGAAAGCTTACATGGTTTACAGCGG GTAAAATTCCTAAGGAATTGGGACAGCTGAAAATGTTGTACATACTCAAGCTCAACAATAATTCCCTTTCTAGCAATGTTCCTGTGGAAATTGGAATGATGTCAGACCTTGAAACACTTGACCTTGCAGCCAACCAATTGATTGGACCAATTCCCATGCATTTGGAACAATGTTCAAAACTACTGCATTTAAACTTGAGGAATAACAAATTTAGTGGAATTATTCCCTTCCAAATTGGGAATCTGCTCTCCCTTGAAGATCTTGATCTAAGTAAGAATTTGCTTTTAGGAGAGTTGCCTTCGGAGCTTGGTCATTTGGATAAGCTAGAAACATTTAACCTCTCACACAACAATCTATCAGGCTTAATACCATTCATGTCTAATGAATTGTTAAGCTTGACAACTGTTGATATATCCTACAATCAGTTAGAAGGTCCTCTGCCCCACATCAAAGCTTTCACTGAAGCTCCAATCGAAGCCTTGGAAGGTAATAAAGGATTGTGCGGCAATAACCCTAGTTTGAAGCCTTGCCCCACATCTAAAGATGAAAATAGAAATCAAGCTGTAATTGCAGTGATAGTATCTATCTCCAGCattctatttttattgtttatcattGGTGGGATTCTTTTTGTTTGCCAAAAAAGAGTGAGGAATACGGATGAACCAAGAGAAACCAAAACTGAAGCTTTCTTTGCAGCATGGAATCACGATGGGAAAAAAGTTCATGAAGAAATAGTAGAAGCAACAGAGAATTTTGATTCCAAATATTGCATTGGAGTTGGAGGGAATGGAAGTGTATATAAAACCCTACTATCAACTGGTCAAATTGTTGCTATGAAAAAGTTCCATGAGAATGATGGAATAGACCATCAACAAGCTTTCAAAAGTGAGACAAGTATTTTGCCAAAAGTGCGCCATCGAAACATCATCAAGCTTTTTGGATTTTGTGTGCATACAAGATACTCATTTTTGGTGTATGAGTTCATGAAACTGGGAAGTTTGGTAAAGATATTGAGTGACAATGAAAAGGCAATGGAGTTGGAATGGTTCAAGAGAGTGAATATTGTCAAAGGTTTGGCAAACGCGATATCCTATCTGCACCATGAATGTTTTCCAGCTATAGTCCACAGAGACATATCTAGTAAGAATGTTCTGTTGGACAATGAATGTGAAGCTCACATTTCTGACTTTGGTTCTGCTACAACTTTAGATCCAGACTCATCAAATTGGACTCCATTTGCAGGAACCTTAGGTTACTCAGCCCAGCTAG AGCTTGCTTATACAATGGAAGTAAATGAGAAGATTGATGTCTACAGCTTCGGAGTTGTTGCATTAGAATCTATCATGGGAGAGCATCCCGGAGACCTCATATCATCTCTGTTATCATCACCATTACATGCTGTTGATGCTCTGCTTAAGGATGTACTTGACCAACGTCTCTCACCTCCAAAGCGGCAAATAGCAGACCAAGTGGTCTCCATTGCAGAAATAGCATTTGCTTGCGTGCGACAAAGTCCACAGTCACGACCAACTATGAAGCAAGTATCTCAGAAGCTGTCGACTCCATTACAATCATTATCAGTGCCTTTTCATATGGTTACAATAAAGCAGCTGTTTGATTCCCCAACATGGACATCCTAA